From the genome of bacterium, one region includes:
- the map gene encoding type I methionyl aminopeptidase, with the protein MIHIKSDAEIRLMRKAGGILASAFRAAEPLMIAGTNADEVDRVVEETIRSQNAIPAFKNHPNGDGVKFPYSVCFSIDAEVVHGMPRGRIIQNGQIIGLDIGVIYEGYYSDSAKTFAIGQVGTREAELIRVTRECLEKAIIEATAGARLSNIGHAVQTHAEAHGFSVIRELVGHGIGRNLWEDPQVPNYGLPGKGPVLRKNMVIAIEPMIALGGPEVDMIGDWDVLTRDRKPAAHFEHTLVITDGSADILTI; encoded by the coding sequence ATGATTCATATTAAGTCGGACGCCGAAATCCGGCTGATGCGCAAGGCCGGCGGAATTCTCGCCAGCGCCTTCCGCGCCGCCGAACCACTGATGATCGCGGGCACAAATGCCGATGAAGTGGACCGCGTCGTTGAAGAAACGATTCGTTCGCAGAATGCCATACCCGCCTTCAAGAACCATCCCAACGGCGACGGCGTCAAGTTCCCCTACTCAGTTTGTTTTTCGATTGACGCGGAAGTCGTACACGGCATGCCGCGCGGCCGCATCATCCAGAACGGTCAGATAATCGGACTGGATATCGGTGTGATCTATGAAGGCTACTATTCAGACAGCGCCAAGACCTTCGCTATTGGACAGGTCGGCACACGCGAAGCAGAATTGATCCGCGTGACGCGCGAATGCCTGGAGAAAGCGATTATTGAAGCCACGGCTGGCGCCCGCCTGTCCAACATCGGACACGCTGTGCAGACGCACGCCGAAGCACATGGATTCTCCGTCATCCGCGAATTGGTTGGTCACGGCATCGGCCGCAATCTGTGGGAAGACCCGCAGGTGCCGAACTACGGACTGCCCGGCAAAGGCCCCGTATTACGGAAGAACATGGTCATCGCAATTGAACCGATGATCGCGCTGGGCGGACCGGAAGTGGACATGATCGGCGATTGGGACGTGCTTACGCGTGACCGCAAACCCGCCGCGCACTTTGAACATACGCTGGTCATCACAGACGGTTCCGCCGACATATTAACGATCTAA
- the secY gene encoding preprotein translocase subunit SecY, translating into MLDRFANIFKIPELRDRILFTLLILLVYRIGGHVPLAGINAQALGEFMDQNRTTLFGLYDMFVGGAFERATVFALGIMPYISASIIFQLMGTVIPYFQKLQKEGEEGRKKITQLTRYGTVILAAMQAGGVSVFLTRLVSPSGLAVVPEPGLGFNLLTMITLAAGTTFIMWLGEQITERGIGNGISLIIMVGIINTLPSAILEEYQMVATGQRHIVMEAVFLILLFAVTAMVVLLTQGVRKIPVQYAKRNVGRKQYGGVSTHIPLRVNSAGVMPIIFAQSIMFIPSSIATFLPEGGLRDAVTNAFGVQSFVYSTLTFMLIVFFTYFYTAIILNPVDLADNMKKNGGFIPGIRPGKQTSDFIDNILSRVTLPGAIFLGVIAMLPTIFIRQFGVSYNVAQFFGGTGLLIVVGVALDTLQQIESHLVMRHYDGLMKSGRIRGRRRM; encoded by the coding sequence ATGCTCGACCGTTTCGCAAATATTTTCAAGATCCCTGAGCTGCGTGACCGCATCCTGTTCACGTTGCTCATCTTGTTGGTGTACCGGATCGGCGGCCACGTTCCGCTGGCCGGCATCAATGCGCAAGCGCTCGGCGAGTTCATGGATCAGAACCGCACGACGCTCTTCGGACTCTACGACATGTTCGTCGGTGGCGCATTTGAACGCGCCACGGTGTTTGCGCTGGGTATCATGCCCTATATTTCGGCCTCGATTATCTTCCAGCTCATGGGAACGGTTATCCCGTATTTCCAGAAGCTCCAAAAGGAAGGCGAAGAGGGCCGCAAAAAGATCACGCAGTTGACCCGCTATGGCACCGTCATCCTGGCTGCAATGCAGGCCGGTGGTGTGTCGGTCTTCCTCACGCGCCTGGTCTCGCCGTCGGGATTGGCCGTCGTGCCGGAACCGGGACTCGGGTTCAATTTGCTGACCATGATCACGCTCGCCGCCGGAACCACGTTCATCATGTGGTTGGGTGAACAGATAACAGAGCGCGGCATCGGAAACGGTATTTCGCTGATCATCATGGTCGGGATTATCAATACGCTGCCCTCGGCGATTCTTGAAGAGTACCAGATGGTCGCGACCGGCCAACGGCATATCGTCATGGAGGCCGTCTTCCTGATCCTGCTGTTCGCCGTAACCGCGATGGTCGTGCTGCTGACGCAGGGCGTGCGTAAGATTCCGGTCCAGTACGCGAAGCGCAACGTCGGCCGCAAGCAATACGGCGGCGTCTCGACGCACATTCCGCTGCGCGTCAACTCGGCCGGCGTGATGCCGATCATCTTCGCCCAGTCCATTATGTTCATCCCGTCCTCGATCGCGACTTTCCTGCCGGAAGGCGGCTTACGGGATGCGGTGACCAATGCTTTCGGTGTGCAGAGCTTCGTCTATTCGACGTTGACCTTCATGCTCATCGTCTTCTTCACGTACTTCTACACGGCCATCATTCTGAACCCGGTGGACCTGGCGGATAACATGAAGAAGAACGGCGGCTTCATTCCCGGTATCCGTCCGGGTAAGCAAACCTCAGATTTCATTGACAACATTCTGTCGCGTGTGACCCTGCCCGGCGCGATTTTCCTTGGCGTGATCGCCATGCTGCCCACAATCTTCATCCGCCAGTTCGGGGTGTCGTATAACGTGGCCCAGTTCTTTGGCGGCACCGGCCTGCTGATTGTCGTCGGCGTTGCGCTTGATACGCTGCAACAGATCGAATCACACCTCGTGATGAGGCACTACGACGGACTGATGAAGTCCGGTCGAATCCGCGGCCGCCGCCGCATGTAA
- the rpsK gene encoding 30S ribosomal protein S11 produces MATNTKSKKGKRKKERVEDTGVVHVKSSFNNTLITITDNYGNTISWASAGKMGLRGSRKNTPFAAQLAADNAAKAAMALGLKKVSIEVRGPGGGRDGAVRAIAASGLSISTIRDVTPLPHNGCRPEKARRV; encoded by the coding sequence TTGGCGACTAATACCAAGAGCAAAAAGGGCAAGCGCAAGAAAGAACGCGTCGAAGACACCGGCGTTGTGCACGTCAAGTCTTCGTTCAATAATACCCTGATCACCATCACCGACAACTACGGCAACACTATCTCGTGGGCGTCCGCCGGCAAAATGGGCTTGCGCGGTTCACGCAAGAACACACCGTTCGCCGCGCAGTTGGCCGCCGACAATGCCGCCAAGGCCGCCATGGCCCTCGGCTTGAAAAAAGTGTCCATTGAAGTGCGGGGACCCGGTGGCGGTCGTGACGGCGCCGTCCGCGCCATTGCGGCGTCCGGTCTTTCGATCAGCACCATCCGCGACGTGACGCCGCTGCCGCACAACGGCTGCCGCCCCGAAAAAGCGCGCCGCGTTTAA
- the rplO gene encoding 50S ribosomal protein L15, which produces MGMHKLTPAPGSTFTKKRLGRGPGSGTGGTAGRGEKGYYSRSGSVVRRGFEGGQMPLYRRLPKRGFTNVWATDNEVVNLRDLKALPDTTVTPDALKQAGLIRHADSAVKILATGDCDRAYEISMCAVSEAAAQKITAAGGKVVAA; this is translated from the coding sequence ATGGGTATGCATAAACTCACGCCCGCGCCGGGCTCCACGTTCACCAAGAAGCGCTTGGGCCGCGGCCCGGGTTCGGGTACCGGTGGTACAGCCGGTCGTGGTGAAAAGGGCTACTATTCGCGCTCGGGTTCCGTCGTCAGACGCGGTTTTGAAGGTGGTCAGATGCCGCTCTATCGTCGTCTGCCCAAACGCGGCTTCACCAATGTTTGGGCGACCGACAATGAAGTGGTCAATCTGCGGGACCTCAAAGCGCTACCCGATACCACGGTTACGCCCGATGCACTGAAGCAGGCCGGCTTGATCCGCCACGCGGATTCAGCGGTCAAAATTCTTGCCACCGGCGACTGTGACCGCGCCTACGAAATTTCCATGTGCGCTGTCTCCGAGGCGGCCGCGCAGAAGATCACCGCCGCCGGCGGCAAAGTGGTTGCCGCCTGA
- the rpsD gene encoding 30S ribosomal protein S4 yields the protein MARNRGPTDKICRRVGVQLYLKGQRVRNGKSAFDKKGYPPGMHGRNRRPKISEYGRQLLEKQKIRESYGLLERQFHRFFTVAQRQKGVTGENLMGMLESRLDNVVYRLGFASTRRQARQLVVHSHFTVNGKKVNIPSYILKANDRVRVRDRSRKMEVIHAAMQLAAHGKTMPNLDVDRAKMEGVFLGPPARNDIPFEANEQLVVELYSR from the coding sequence ATGGCAAGAAACCGCGGTCCCACAGACAAGATTTGCCGCCGAGTCGGCGTGCAGCTCTATCTTAAGGGCCAACGCGTGCGCAATGGCAAGTCGGCGTTCGACAAAAAGGGCTACCCGCCCGGTATGCATGGTCGTAACCGTCGCCCAAAAATCTCCGAATACGGACGCCAACTGCTCGAAAAGCAGAAGATCCGCGAATCGTACGGCCTGCTCGAACGGCAGTTCCATCGCTTCTTCACCGTGGCGCAGCGTCAAAAAGGCGTCACCGGTGAAAACCTGATGGGCATGCTCGAAAGCCGTCTCGATAACGTCGTCTACAGACTGGGCTTCGCTTCGACGCGCCGCCAGGCACGCCAGCTCGTTGTGCACTCGCACTTCACGGTCAACGGCAAGAAGGTCAATATTCCGTCCTACATCCTGAAGGCGAACGACCGCGTTCGCGTCCGGGACCGCTCGCGCAAGATGGAGGTGATTCACGCGGCCATGCAGCTCGCCGCGCACGGCAAAACGATGCCGAATCTGGATGTCGATCGCGCTAAAATGGAAGGCGTGTTCCTCGGACCGCCCGCGCGCAACGACATTCCGTTCGAGGCCAACGAACAGTTGGTTGTCGAACTCTACTCGCGTTAA
- a CDS encoding 50S ribosomal protein L18 has protein sequence MSRIIAIRKRARQRRKYHIRKVVNGTAERPRMVIYRSVGHMYAQLVDDKSGQTLLGVSSLSPDLKSAITGKNPTQIAELVGELCAQKARAKSIEAVVFDRNGFPYHGRVKAVAEGARKGGLKF, from the coding sequence ATGTCCAGAATCATTGCCATTCGTAAGCGCGCGCGCCAGCGCCGCAAGTATCACATTCGCAAGGTCGTCAACGGAACCGCGGAACGTCCGCGTATGGTCATCTATCGCAGCGTGGGACATATGTATGCCCAGCTCGTGGATGACAAGTCCGGTCAGACCCTGCTCGGAGTCTCGTCGCTGTCGCCCGACCTGAAGTCGGCTATAACCGGCAAGAACCCGACGCAAATCGCCGAGCTCGTTGGCGAATTGTGTGCGCAGAAAGCTCGTGCTAAGTCTATTGAAGCGGTCGTCTTCGACCGCAACGGCTTCCCCTATCACGGCCGCGTGAAGGCCGTCGCGGAAGGCGCTCGCAAAGGCGGATTGAAATTCTAA
- the infA gene encoding translation initiation factor IF-1 — translation MSKEQSIKVDGVIEECLPNATFRVVLENGHKVLCHISGKMRMHFIKILPGDKVTVELSPYDLNRGRITYRYK, via the coding sequence ATTTCAAAAGAACAGTCCATAAAAGTTGACGGGGTGATCGAGGAGTGCCTGCCCAACGCGACGTTTCGAGTCGTGCTGGAAAACGGACACAAAGTCCTCTGTCACATTTCAGGGAAAATGCGCATGCATTTTATCAAAATCCTGCCCGGCGACAAAGTTACCGTGGAACTGTCGCCTTACGATTTGAACCGCGGCCGTATTACCTACCGCTACAAGTAA
- the rpmD gene encoding 50S ribosomal protein L30, whose protein sequence is MRAWWRLAAASPFKKYSPSNDNESLGHGTGRARATVRNMAKQLQVTLVRSTATRPHFHRKIVEALGLRRLHHTRLIPDNAAMRGMIAKIPHMLEWKEVQEGASS, encoded by the coding sequence ATGCGCGCATGGTGGCGGCTCGCCGCGGCATCACCGTTCAAGAAGTATTCACCCTCTAACGACAACGAATCGCTCGGGCACGGCACCGGCCGCGCACGCGCAACCGTTCGCAATATGGCAAAGCAGCTTCAAGTTACTTTAGTTCGCAGCACCGCCACGCGGCCGCACTTCCATCGCAAGATAGTTGAGGCCCTGGGCTTGCGTCGCTTGCACCACACGCGCCTGATACCGGATAACGCGGCCATGCGCGGCATGATCGCCAAGATTCCGCACATGCTCGAGTGGAAGGAAGTCCAGGAAGGAGCCTCCAGCTAA
- the rpsM gene encoding 30S ribosomal protein S13 has protein sequence MARLAGVDIPRDKRIEIALTYIFGIGRPTSQKILSECKIDWNKRTHQLTDDELAAIRAVIAEMKLEGPLRSEVQLNIKRLMDVGCYRGMRHRKGLPVRGQNTKNNARTRKGRKKNLMVKKKGK, from the coding sequence ATGGCACGTTTAGCCGGCGTAGATATTCCGCGCGACAAGCGCATCGAAATCGCCCTCACCTACATTTTCGGAATCGGTCGTCCCACCTCGCAGAAAATTCTCTCCGAGTGCAAGATTGACTGGAATAAGCGCACACACCAGCTCACCGACGATGAACTCGCCGCAATCCGCGCCGTCATCGCCGAAATGAAGCTCGAGGGACCGCTCCGTTCCGAAGTGCAGCTCAACATCAAGCGCCTGATGGACGTCGGCTGCTACCGCGGCATGCGCCATCGTAAGGGTCTGCCCGTTCGCGGTCAGAATACCAAGAACAACGCCCGCACGCGCAAGGGCCGCAAGAAAAACTTGATGGTCAAGAAGAAGGGCAAGTAA
- the rplF gene encoding 50S ribosomal protein L6: protein MSRVGRAPIKLPKGVELKLNGPDVSVKGPKGQLSRTFHRDIEIKLEDGTVTCHRPSDRKEHRELHGLTRALLNSMVVGVTDGFKKELQIVGVGFKVEAKKRGVLLSVGYSHPVFVSMPDDVKAEVTGPTTIVITGADKEAVGQVAATIRSVRKPEPYKGKGIMYTGERIHRKAGKTGK, encoded by the coding sequence GTGTCGCGCGTTGGCCGTGCACCTATTAAGCTGCCTAAAGGCGTTGAGCTGAAGCTCAACGGTCCCGATGTGTCCGTCAAAGGACCTAAAGGGCAACTCTCGCGGACGTTCCACCGCGATATCGAAATCAAGCTCGAAGACGGTACGGTGACGTGCCATCGCCCGAGCGACCGCAAAGAGCACCGTGAACTTCACGGGCTTACGCGCGCCCTGCTCAATAGCATGGTCGTCGGTGTCACCGACGGCTTCAAAAAAGAACTGCAAATCGTCGGCGTCGGCTTCAAAGTCGAAGCCAAGAAGCGCGGCGTGCTGCTCTCCGTGGGATACAGCCACCCGGTGTTCGTGTCCATGCCCGACGATGTGAAGGCCGAAGTTACCGGCCCTACCACGATCGTCATTACCGGCGCGGACAAAGAAGCTGTCGGGCAGGTTGCCGCCACGATACGATCGGTGCGCAAACCCGAGCCGTACAAGGGCAAGGGCATCATGTACACCGGTGAGCGCATTCACCGCAAAGCCGGCAAGACGGGTAAGTAA
- the rpsE gene encoding 30S ribosomal protein S5: MNGSSPRRGRDRDDRPAEYSGGETLLEKLVAVNRVAKVVKGGRNFSFNAIVIVGDGHGRAGFGLGKANEVADAIRKGTEAAKRSMKRYPLLGQTLPHASHGKFGAGKVFLRPASAGTGVIAGGSVRMVMECLGVRDVLTKVMGTNNPHNVVKAVFRALEDLNDARMVAARRGITVQEVFTL; this comes from the coding sequence ATGAACGGCAGCAGTCCACGCCGCGGTCGCGACCGCGATGATCGTCCCGCCGAATATTCCGGCGGCGAAACACTACTCGAAAAACTGGTCGCGGTCAACCGCGTCGCCAAGGTCGTCAAGGGCGGCCGCAACTTCTCGTTCAATGCCATCGTCATCGTTGGCGATGGACACGGTCGTGCCGGCTTCGGCCTCGGCAAGGCCAACGAAGTTGCCGATGCGATCCGCAAGGGTACCGAGGCGGCCAAGCGTTCGATGAAACGCTACCCGCTGCTCGGACAGACCCTGCCACATGCCTCGCACGGCAAGTTCGGCGCTGGCAAAGTCTTCCTGCGTCCTGCCTCGGCTGGTACCGGCGTCATCGCCGGCGGCTCGGTGCGCATGGTTATGGAATGCCTCGGTGTGCGCGACGTGCTGACCAAAGTCATGGGCACGAATAATCCGCACAACGTTGTGAAAGCCGTGTTCCGCGCTCTCGAAGATCTTAACGATGCGCGCATGGTGGCGGCTCGCCGCGGCATCACCGTTCAAGAAGTATTCACCCTCTAA
- the rpmJ gene encoding 50S ribosomal protein L36 → MKVRTSVKKICEHCKIVRRRGRVFVVCARTKKHKQRQG, encoded by the coding sequence ATGAAAGTCCGGACGTCCGTCAAAAAGATCTGCGAACACTGCAAGATCGTCCGCCGCCGCGGCAGAGTCTTCGTCGTGTGCGCTCGCACCAAAAAACACAAGCAGCGCCAGGGCTAA
- a CDS encoding adenylate kinase, whose product MAARSLLSVNRYSIILLGAVGVGKGTQAIKLVEALEVPQISTGDILRAEVQAQTPLGKQVQDTMNRGDLVADDLLIELVRVRLTKPDTARGAIFDGFPRTVPQADALEKLLADEGMPTAVVVSIEVPDNEIVERLASRRVCLTCGATFNLTLDEKAIAAHKCPGGGLPNIVQREDDKPETVQKRLQVYRDKTAPLLDYYRRKRALRVVSGTGTANEVFARVLIELDSANE is encoded by the coding sequence ATGGCCGCCCGCAGCCTGCTGTCCGTGAATCGCTATTCGATTATTTTGCTTGGTGCCGTCGGAGTCGGAAAGGGCACGCAGGCCATTAAACTGGTCGAAGCGCTCGAAGTGCCGCAAATTAGCACAGGCGACATTTTGCGCGCTGAAGTGCAGGCGCAGACGCCGCTGGGCAAGCAGGTACAGGATACGATGAATCGCGGCGACTTGGTCGCGGACGATCTGCTCATTGAATTAGTACGCGTGCGATTGACCAAGCCTGATACGGCCCGCGGCGCGATCTTCGACGGATTCCCACGAACCGTGCCCCAAGCAGATGCGCTGGAGAAGCTGCTGGCCGACGAGGGCATGCCTACGGCAGTGGTCGTCTCTATTGAAGTGCCTGACAATGAAATCGTCGAGCGATTGGCCTCGCGGCGAGTCTGCCTGACGTGCGGCGCGACGTTCAATCTTACCCTGGACGAGAAAGCCATCGCCGCACACAAGTGCCCGGGCGGTGGACTTCCGAATATCGTGCAGCGCGAAGACGACAAGCCGGAGACGGTTCAGAAACGTCTCCAAGTCTACCGCGACAAGACCGCCCCGCTGTTGGACTACTATCGCCGTAAACGCGCCCTGCGCGTGGTGTCCGGCACCGGAACGGCCAACGAAGTCTTTGCCCGTGTGCTGATTGAGCTGGATAGCGCGAACGAATGA